In the Bactrocera tryoni isolate S06 unplaced genomic scaffold, CSIRO_BtryS06_freeze2 scaffold_11, whole genome shotgun sequence genome, one interval contains:
- the LOC120779618 gene encoding uncharacterized protein LOC120779618, protein MEKNPDILTGFTKRNKPTIDSLWQALTESLNAAGPPHKDVNGWKKVITEWKSEIKRKLAHNKIESRATGGGPFSKYQLTPNEETIVRLCGISQTIEGILGVSLGTQPVNENLNIPIAGVNVDLSSSSPEEQNINLSYNASNRQKDTDDIPSTSQRQHEINASVPRRQKLESTADRLKRFLDEEDNKNGDILKKFDQIIELQSKNASSLRRIYQAIGSNNKTVGRAITELKDEFVSISTQLLKAIVKKNESKKEQLNLEVLKFEHKRQYNEKKD, encoded by the exons atggaaaaaaatcctGATATCTTAACAGGATTTACGAAACGTAATAAGCCGACGATAGATTCGTTATGGCAGGCATTAACTGAATCCCTTAATGCTGCAGGTCCTCCACACAAAGACGTAAACGGGTGGAAAAAG GTTATAACTGAGTGGAAAAGCgaaatcaaaagaaaattagCTCACAACAAAATTGAGAGTCGAGCAACAGGAGGTGGcccattttcaaaatatcagcTCACTCCAAACGAAGAAACCATTGTGCGTCTTTGTGGCATTTCGCAAACTATAGAAGGCATATTAGGCGTTTCTCTTGGTACCCAACCCGTTAATGAGAATTTAAATATACCAATTGCAGGGGTGAATGTAGATTTGTCTTCCTCATCGCCAGAGGAACAAAATATAAACTTGAGTTATAATGCATCCAATAGACAAAAAGATACCGACGATATACCCTCCACGTCACAAAGGCAACACGAAATAAATGCTAGTGTACCTAGAAGGCAAAAATTAGAAAGTACAGCAGATCGCTTAAAAAGATTTTTGGATGAGGAAGATAACAAAAATGgagatatattgaaaaaatttgatcaAATAATAGAACTGCAATCTAAAAATGCTAGCAGCTTGAGACGTATATACCAAGCAATAGGGAGTAATAATAAAACTGTTGGAAGAGCTATTACTGAATTGAAAGATGAGTTTGTAAGTATAAGTACTCAATTACTTAAAgctattgtgaaaaaaaatgagAGTAAAAAAGAACAACTAAATCTCGAAGTTCTCAAGTTTGAACACAAAAGACAATATAacgaaaaaaaagattaa